In one window of Methanoculleus chikugoensis DNA:
- a CDS encoding 3-isopropylmalate dehydratase, whose translation MQGAGPAVCLGRDIDTDLIIAGRYLRTKDRSVWAEHVFEDLDPTLAGRIRGSVIVAGRNMGCGSSREQAVVALREAGVVAVVAESFARIFFRNAVNVGLPVIEASVACTDGARVAFDLDSGWVEVDGMRYPARPLSEKMVAILRAGGLVSYWRSCR comes from the coding sequence ATGCAGGGTGCCGGGCCGGCGGTCTGTCTCGGGCGCGACATCGACACCGACCTCATCATCGCCGGCCGCTACCTCCGGACGAAGGACCGCTCGGTCTGGGCGGAGCACGTCTTCGAGGACCTCGACCCGACGCTCGCCGGCCGCATCCGCGGATCGGTCATCGTCGCCGGGAGGAACATGGGCTGCGGGTCGTCCCGCGAGCAGGCGGTGGTCGCCCTCCGCGAGGCCGGGGTGGTCGCGGTCGTCGCGGAATCGTTCGCCCGCATCTTCTTCAGGAACGCCGTCAATGTCGGCCTGCCGGTCATCGAGGCCTCCGTCGCCTGCACCGACGGTGCCCGCGTCGCCTTCGACCTCGATAGCGGGTGGGTGGAGGTGGACGGGATGCGGTATCCCGCCCGCCCGCTCTCGGAGAAGATGGTCGCCATCCTCCGGGCCGGAGGGCTGGTTTCCTACTGGAGGTCGTGCCGATGA
- a CDS encoding DUF7714 family protein: MIFPPHCKFVGSANGTPCGKRAYFLSRYLVREAGDGTEVLEVETDPNGTGLMRDVLSARVLASGDDVYRYPERVNVQDRTFLVQEAMRSGYRCTVFCGHGEQTTFVLDPEISAFLRVHVYDITPPRPHLSATLGDLERTGLFGDLEVVFEHHVRDIREIKADVYPCRAAGFPRTVDADPLRPGDRVAGCLTARELLRECYGEEVAVETICPLEKVAAEPFIARCCRSERAGLGLWNGLFGAVVHWGASSWEIATAAREVATAWRKQNGEGSGR, translated from the coding sequence ATGATTTTTCCGCCCCACTGCAAGTTTGTCGGGTCCGCGAACGGCACACCGTGCGGGAAGCGGGCCTACTTCCTCTCGCGCTACCTCGTCCGGGAGGCCGGCGACGGCACCGAGGTGCTTGAGGTGGAGACCGACCCGAACGGAACCGGCCTGATGCGCGACGTCCTCTCGGCCCGGGTGCTCGCCTCCGGCGACGATGTCTACCGCTACCCGGAACGCGTGAACGTTCAGGATCGAACATTCTTAGTGCAGGAGGCGATGCGGTCCGGGTACCGGTGCACCGTGTTCTGTGGCCACGGCGAACAGACCACGTTCGTGCTCGACCCGGAGATCTCGGCCTTCCTCCGCGTCCACGTCTACGACATCACCCCGCCCCGCCCCCATCTCTCGGCAACGCTCGGCGACCTCGAGAGAACCGGGCTCTTCGGCGATCTTGAGGTCGTCTTCGAGCACCACGTCCGGGACATCCGCGAGATCAAAGCCGACGTCTACCCCTGCCGGGCGGCCGGGTTCCCCCGCACCGTCGACGCCGACCCGCTCCGGCCCGGCGACCGCGTGGCGGGGTGCCTGACGGCACGGGAACTCCTGCGGGAGTGCTACGGCGAAGAGGTCGCCGTGGAGACCATCTGCCCGCTTGAGAAGGTTGCGGCCGAACCGTTCATCGCGCGGTGCTGCCGGAGCGAGCGGGCCGGTCTCGGCCTCTGGAACGGCCTCTTTGGCGCAGTGGTTCACTGGGGAGCGTCGTCGTGGGAGATTGCGACGGCGGCGAGAGAGGTCGCAACCGCGTGGAGGAAGCAGAATGGTGAAGGTAGCGGTCGTTGA
- a CDS encoding isocitrate/isopropylmalate dehydrogenase family protein — translation MVKVAVVEGDGIGREVVPVARDILAAVRPDIEFFDVEVGYGRWERTGSACGEETIADLRSADAILFGAVTTPPDPGYRSVLLQIRHALDLYANVRPIRGEGVDVVIVRENTEGLYSGIEWTEPDRACTVRVVSRRGSERIARYACPLAKSRRHLTVGNKANVLKSDCLFVEVCTAEAARAGVSCRTSYIDALCLDLLMHPDRYDVIVTTNIFGDILSDAAAYLVGGLGMLPSANIGERHALFEPVHGSAPDIAGKNVANPVAAIQSAAMLLEHLGDPASAAVVEEAVDRVLRAGIRTPDLGGVAGTREFGAAVLREVGRGKA, via the coding sequence ATGGTGAAGGTAGCGGTCGTTGAGGGCGACGGCATCGGGCGCGAGGTCGTCCCGGTCGCCCGCGATATCCTCGCGGCCGTGCGCCCGGATATCGAGTTCTTTGACGTCGAGGTGGGATACGGCCGGTGGGAGCGGACCGGGAGCGCCTGCGGCGAGGAGACGATCGCCGACCTCCGGTCGGCCGACGCCATCCTCTTCGGTGCGGTCACGACGCCGCCCGACCCCGGCTACCGGAGCGTTCTCTTGCAGATCCGCCATGCTCTCGACCTCTACGCGAACGTCCGCCCGATCCGGGGCGAGGGGGTCGACGTCGTCATCGTGCGGGAGAACACCGAAGGGCTCTACTCAGGCATCGAGTGGACGGAACCCGATCGTGCCTGCACCGTCCGGGTCGTCTCCCGCCGGGGGAGCGAGCGGATCGCCCGCTACGCCTGCCCCCTCGCGAAGTCCCGCCGCCACCTCACCGTGGGGAACAAGGCGAACGTGCTGAAGTCGGACTGCCTCTTCGTCGAGGTCTGCACCGCGGAGGCCGCCCGGGCGGGGGTTTCCTGCCGGACGAGTTACATCGACGCGCTCTGCCTCGACCTCCTGATGCACCCCGACCGGTACGACGTGATCGTGACGACCAACATCTTCGGCGACATCCTCTCCGACGCCGCCGCCTACCTGGTGGGGGGGCTCGGAATGCTCCCGAGCGCGAACATCGGAGAACGGCATGCCCTCTTCGAGCCCGTCCACGGGAGCGCTCCCGACATCGCGGGCAAAAACGTCGCAAACCCCGTCGCGGCCATTCAAAGCGCTGCGATGCTGCTCGAACACCTCGGCGATCCCGCATCCGCGGCGGTTGTCGAGGAGGCCGTCGACCGGGTGCTCCGTGCAGGCATCCGGACACCCGACCTCGGCGGGGTCGCCGGCACCCGGGAGTTCGGGGCGGCGGTGCTCCGCGAGGTCGGGCGGGGGAAGGCCTAA
- a CDS encoding deoxyribonuclease IV, with protein sequence MVLVGCHVSIAGSIDLAVGRALDAGCNTFQIFSRNPRGWKAKDLDPGVVEAFRAAVSAAGIGPVVDHMPYLPNPASPDAEIYEKSVASLAGELRRCALLGIPYLVTHLGHHRGAGTAAGQERVVAALNRAFADAGDAGVMLLLENTAGEKNSVGTTVDDLSRIMEGIDAEGRVGICFDTCHAFAAGYDLRTAEGVDAVMDEFDDRIGLSHLRIIHLNDCKGDLGSGLDRHEHIGLGTIGEEGFRHILRHPAVRRLPLICETPVDGQRDDTGNIAKVRELAGA encoded by the coding sequence ATGGTGCTGGTGGGATGCCACGTCTCTATCGCAGGCTCGATCGACCTTGCGGTCGGGCGGGCTCTTGATGCGGGCTGCAATACGTTTCAGATCTTCTCAAGGAACCCCCGGGGCTGGAAGGCAAAGGACCTCGACCCCGGCGTGGTGGAGGCCTTCAGGGCGGCGGTGAGTGCGGCGGGGATCGGGCCCGTCGTCGACCACATGCCCTACCTCCCGAACCCGGCCTCGCCCGATGCCGAGATCTACGAAAAATCGGTCGCGTCGCTTGCCGGGGAGCTCCGGCGGTGCGCTCTCCTCGGGATACCTTATCTCGTGACCCACCTCGGGCACCATCGCGGTGCCGGGACGGCGGCGGGGCAGGAGCGGGTCGTTGCTGCCCTAAACCGGGCGTTTGCGGATGCCGGGGATGCCGGCGTGATGCTCCTCCTCGAGAACACCGCCGGGGAGAAGAACAGCGTGGGAACGACCGTCGACGATCTCTCCCGGATTATGGAGGGGATCGACGCAGAAGGGAGAGTCGGGATCTGTTTCGATACCTGCCATGCGTTCGCCGCCGGCTACGACCTCCGGACGGCCGAAGGGGTCGATGCGGTCATGGATGAGTTCGACGACCGGATCGGTCTATCCCATCTCCGGATCATCCACCTCAACGACTGCAAAGGGGATCTCGGGAGCGGGCTTGACCGGCACGAGCACATCGGGCTCGGGACGATCGGCGAGGAGGGCTTCCGGCATATCCTCCGTCACCCGGCCGTCCGCCGCCTCCCCCTCATCTGCGAGACGCCGGTTGACGGGCAGCGGGACGATACCGGGAATATCGCGAAGGTCCGTGAACTTGCGGGAGCCTGA